The following proteins are co-located in the Chromatiales bacterium genome:
- a CDS encoding cytochrome oxidase assembly protein has product MSEQVLRSEGVSVTRSRWLLLGVIAAFVGPLLLAYLLMMVLEWAPPTHTNHGRLIEPLVSVEGLPAVDRNGSVLPADYWEGHWTLVFYADGACDLACEAALFKARQTRLALGRDAPRVQRLYLQAAPNAHPGERLLQEHPGMPLARLGADEDGLAGLPAQQLYLVDPMGNIVLGYDDNATAKGLMKDLKRLLKVSKVG; this is encoded by the coding sequence ATGAGTGAACAGGTGTTGAGAAGCGAAGGCGTGTCGGTGACGCGTTCACGCTGGTTGTTGCTGGGGGTGATCGCCGCCTTCGTCGGCCCCCTGCTGCTGGCCTACCTGCTGATGATGGTGCTGGAGTGGGCGCCGCCGACGCACACGAACCACGGCCGGCTGATCGAGCCGCTGGTGTCGGTGGAAGGTCTGCCGGCCGTTGACCGCAACGGCAGTGTGCTGCCGGCCGATTACTGGGAGGGACACTGGACCCTGGTGTTCTATGCCGATGGGGCCTGCGACCTGGCCTGCGAGGCGGCCCTGTTCAAGGCCCGGCAGACACGCCTGGCGCTGGGGCGCGATGCCCCGCGCGTCCAGCGGCTTTATCTCCAGGCCGCGCCGAATGCGCACCCGGGCGAGCGTCTCCTGCAGGAACACCCGGGCATGCCGCTGGCGAGACTCGGCGCTGACGAGGACGGCCTGGCGGGGCTGCCGGCGCAGCAGCTCTATCTCGTCGATCCGATGGGCAACATCGTGCTCGGCTATGACGACAATGCGACCGCCAAGGGCCTCATGAAGGATCTCAAACGTCTGCTGAAGGTGTCCAAAGTTGGCTAG
- the ctaD gene encoding cytochrome c oxidase subunit I gives MSAVISETHHHEEHPSGIKRWLFTTNHKDIGSLYLMFALLMFFIGGAMALVIRAELFEPGLQMVEPQFFNSMTTMHALVMIFGVVMPAFTGLANWLIPMMVGATDMALPRMNNWSFWILPFAFAMLLSTLFMDGGGPAGGWTMYPPLMLQTGDAFPFVIFAIHLMGISSIMGSINVIATILNMRAPGMNLMKMPLFVWTWLITAYLLIATMPVLAGAVTMLLTDKYFGTSFFSAAGGGDPVMFQHIFWFFGHPEVYILILPAFGIASSIIPTFARKPLFGYASMVYATASIAFLSFIVWAHHMFTVGMPLAGELFFMLTTMMIAVPTGVKVFNWVATMWKGAMTFETPMLFALGFVIMFTIGGFSGLMLAIAPVDFQYHDTYFVVAHFHYVLVPGAVFSIIAAVYYWLPKWTGHMYNETLGKWHFWLSTIFVNLTFFPMHFVGLAGMPRRIPDYALQFADFNAIASIGAFGFGFAQLLFVYLIFQTIRGGEKATDQVWEGAHGLEWTLSSPPPYHSFTTAPEIK, from the coding sequence ATGAGTGCTGTGATTTCCGAAACGCATCACCACGAAGAGCATCCGAGCGGCATCAAGCGCTGGCTGTTCACCACCAACCACAAGGATATCGGCAGCCTGTACCTGATGTTCGCGCTGCTGATGTTCTTCATCGGCGGGGCGATGGCCCTGGTGATCCGTGCCGAACTGTTCGAGCCCGGGTTGCAGATGGTCGAGCCGCAGTTCTTCAACTCCATGACCACCATGCATGCGCTGGTGATGATCTTCGGTGTGGTCATGCCGGCCTTTACCGGGTTGGCCAACTGGCTCATCCCGATGATGGTCGGGGCCACCGACATGGCCCTGCCGCGCATGAACAACTGGAGCTTCTGGATCCTGCCGTTCGCCTTCGCCATGCTGCTGTCCACGCTCTTCATGGATGGTGGTGGCCCGGCGGGTGGCTGGACCATGTATCCCCCGCTCATGCTGCAGACCGGCGATGCATTCCCCTTCGTGATCTTCGCCATCCATCTGATGGGGATCTCGTCGATCATGGGTTCCATCAACGTGATCGCGACCATCCTCAACATGCGAGCACCGGGCATGAACCTGATGAAGATGCCCCTGTTCGTATGGACCTGGCTGATCACCGCCTATCTGTTGATCGCCACCATGCCGGTGCTGGCGGGGGCGGTTACCATGCTGCTCACCGACAAGTACTTCGGTACCAGCTTCTTCAGTGCGGCCGGTGGTGGTGACCCGGTGATGTTCCAGCACATCTTCTGGTTCTTCGGGCATCCGGAGGTGTACATCCTGATCCTGCCGGCCTTCGGTATCGCCTCGAGCATCATCCCGACCTTTGCCCGCAAGCCGCTGTTTGGCTATGCCTCCATGGTCTATGCCACGGCGAGTATCGCCTTCCTCTCCTTCATCGTGTGGGCGCACCACATGTTCACGGTGGGGATGCCGCTGGCCGGTGAGCTCTTCTTCATGCTGACCACGATGATGATCGCGGTGCCGACCGGGGTGAAGGTGTTCAACTGGGTGGCGACCATGTGGAAGGGGGCGATGACCTTCGAGACGCCCATGCTCTTCGCCCTGGGCTTCGTCATCATGTTCACCATTGGCGGTTTCTCGGGGTTGATGCTCGCCATCGCGCCGGTGGATTTCCAGTATCACGACACCTATTTCGTGGTGGCGCATTTCCACTACGTGCTGGTACCGGGGGCGGTCTTCTCCATCATTGCCGCCGTGTATTACTGGCTGCCGAAGTGGACCGGTCACATGTATAACGAGACGCTCGGCAAGTGGCATTTCTGGCTGTCGACGATCTTCGTCAACCTGACCTTCTTCCCGATGCATTTCGTCGGTCTGGCCGGCATGCCGCGGCGTATTCCCGATTACGCGCTGCAGTTCGCCGACTTCAACGCCATCGCCTCGATTGGTGCCTTCGGCTTCGGCTTTGCCCAGCTGCTGTTCGTCTATCTGATCTTCCAGACGATACGGGGCGGCGAAAAGGCTACCGATCAGGTATGGGAAGGTGCGCATGGGCTGGAGTGGACGCTGTCCTCCCCGCCGCCCTATCACAGCTTCACGACGGCGCCTGAAATCAAGTAG
- a CDS encoding COX15/CtaA family protein, which yields MASDRLHRLFRRLAQFATVFAIVVVILGAYTRLSDAGLGCPDWPGCYGHLGVPQAEHEVARANATFPERPVEAPKAWKEMVHRYFAGTLGLLILGLAVLALVNRQHVRQPVLLPLLLLGLVIFQALLGMWTVTLQLKPVVVMGHLLGGFATLSLLWWLAIGGRETPLLARNGHRRFLPWVTLGLVILVGQIALGGWTSSNYAALACPDFPQCQSRWWPEMDFREGFVLWRGLGVNYEFGVLDHPARTAIHYTHRLGALVTALYLGLLAIGLLFGRRSDGLRGAALVVLLVLGAQVTLGISNIVYQLPLSVAVAHNAVAAILLLSLLTLLAAILRSGASSFEQRG from the coding sequence TTGGCTAGTGACCGTCTGCATCGGCTGTTCCGCCGGCTCGCCCAGTTCGCCACGGTCTTCGCCATAGTGGTGGTGATCCTCGGGGCCTACACCCGGCTGTCGGATGCCGGCCTGGGTTGTCCCGACTGGCCTGGCTGTTATGGTCACCTCGGTGTGCCGCAGGCCGAGCATGAGGTGGCGCGCGCCAATGCCACCTTCCCGGAGCGTCCGGTGGAGGCGCCCAAGGCCTGGAAGGAGATGGTCCATCGCTACTTCGCCGGCACGCTGGGGCTGCTGATCCTGGGGCTGGCCGTGCTGGCACTGGTGAATCGCCAGCACGTCCGGCAACCGGTCCTGCTGCCGCTGCTGCTGCTGGGGCTGGTGATCTTCCAGGCCCTGCTTGGCATGTGGACCGTCACCCTGCAGCTCAAGCCGGTGGTGGTCATGGGGCATCTGCTGGGTGGCTTCGCCACGCTCTCCCTGCTCTGGTGGCTGGCGATCGGCGGCCGTGAAACGCCGCTGCTCGCGCGCAACGGGCACCGGCGATTCCTGCCCTGGGTGACTCTGGGGCTGGTGATCCTGGTGGGGCAGATCGCGCTCGGCGGCTGGACCAGTTCCAACTATGCGGCGCTGGCCTGCCCGGACTTCCCCCAGTGTCAGTCACGCTGGTGGCCCGAGATGGATTTTCGTGAGGGCTTCGTGCTCTGGCGTGGCCTGGGCGTGAACTACGAATTCGGTGTGCTGGACCATCCTGCGCGTACTGCCATCCATTACACCCATCGACTGGGGGCGCTGGTCACCGCGCTCTACCTCGGTCTCCTGGCGATTGGCCTGCTCTTCGGCCGCCGTAGCGACGGCCTGCGCGGCGCGGCCCTGGTCGTCCTGCTGGTGCTGGGCGCGCAGGTCACGCTGGGGATTTCCAACATCGTCTACCAGCTGCCGCTGTCGGTGGCCGTGGCGCACAACGCGGTCGCGGCCATCCTGCTGCTGTCGCTCCTCACGCTGCTCGCCGCGATCCTGCGGTCGGGGGCTTCGTCCTTTGAACAGCGAGGTTAG
- the ccoN gene encoding cytochrome-c oxidase, cbb3-type subunit I → MAHSAVTSTDQYNYEIIKKFAIMAVVWAVLGMGAGVYIASELAWPFLNFDIAEITFGRLRPVHTTLVIFGFGGNALFATSYYVVQRTSQARLYSDALAGFTFWGWNIALLLGIIGYMAGYSQGREYAEFIWPIDILIAVTWVVYFWIYVQTLRRRSQPHIYVANWFYLAFILATALLHIFNNLAVPVSMFSLESYSLFSGVQDAMTQWWYGHNAVGFFLTAAFLGMMYYFVPKQAGRPVYSYRLSIIHFWAIIFLYMWVGAHHLHWTALPDWTSSLAATFSILLLLPSWGGMINGIMTLSGAWDKLRSDPIMLFLITSLSFYGMSTFEGPMMSLKSVNALSHYTDWTVGHVHSGALGWVAMVSIGSLYHMVPRLWDTKIYSIKLIYVHFFLATIGIVLYITAMWVAGIGQGLMLRAFDEYGNLAYTFVESVTFLHGPYVVRAIGGMFFLTGAVIMAYNFYMTVRAAKREQAAIEAKIAAKMANA, encoded by the coding sequence ATGGCGCACTCGGCAGTAACATCGACAGACCAATATAATTACGAAATCATCAAGAAATTCGCCATTATGGCCGTTGTTTGGGCCGTTTTGGGCATGGGAGCGGGGGTTTACATCGCCAGCGAGCTGGCCTGGCCGTTCCTGAACTTCGACATCGCGGAGATCACCTTCGGGCGCCTGCGTCCGGTGCATACCACCCTCGTGATCTTCGGCTTCGGCGGTAACGCGCTCTTCGCCACTTCTTATTATGTGGTGCAGCGTACCTCCCAGGCCCGCCTCTACAGCGACGCCCTGGCCGGCTTCACCTTCTGGGGGTGGAACATCGCCCTGCTGCTCGGGATCATCGGTTACATGGCCGGTTATTCCCAGGGCCGTGAATATGCCGAGTTCATCTGGCCGATCGATATCCTGATTGCCGTCACCTGGGTGGTCTACTTCTGGATCTACGTCCAGACCCTGCGCCGTCGTTCCCAGCCGCACATCTACGTGGCGAACTGGTTCTACCTGGCCTTCATCCTGGCCACCGCCCTGCTGCACATCTTCAACAACCTGGCGGTGCCGGTCTCGATGTTCAGCCTGGAATCCTACAGCCTGTTCTCGGGCGTGCAGGATGCCATGACCCAGTGGTGGTACGGCCATAACGCGGTGGGCTTCTTCCTGACCGCGGCCTTCCTCGGCATGATGTACTACTTCGTGCCCAAGCAGGCGGGTCGTCCGGTGTATTCCTACCGCCTGTCCATCATCCACTTCTGGGCGATCATCTTCCTGTACATGTGGGTGGGTGCGCATCACCTGCACTGGACCGCGCTGCCGGACTGGACCTCGTCGCTGGCCGCGACCTTCTCCATCCTGCTGCTGCTGCCGTCCTGGGGTGGCATGATCAACGGCATCATGACCCTTTCGGGCGCCTGGGATAAGCTGCGCTCCGACCCGATCATGCTGTTCCTGATCACCTCGCTGTCGTTCTACGGCATGTCGACCTTCGAAGGTCCGATGATGTCACTGAAGAGCGTCAACGCCCTCTCGCACTACACCGACTGGACCGTCGGCCATGTGCATTCCGGTGCGCTGGGCTGGGTGGCGATGGTGTCCATCGGCTCGCTGTACCACATGGTGCCGCGCCTCTGGGATACGAAGATCTACAGCATCAAGCTGATCTACGTGCACTTCTTCCTGGCCACTATCGGTATCGTGCTCTACATCACCGCGATGTGGGTTGCCGGTATCGGTCAGGGCCTGATGCTGCGTGCCTTCGATGAGTACGGCAACCTGGCCTACACCTTCGTCGAATCCGTGACCTTCCTGCACGGCCCGTACGTGGTCCGCGCCATCGGTGGCATGTTCTTCCTCACCGGTGCCGTGATCATGGCGTACAACTTCTACATGACCGTGCGCGCTGCCAAGCGCGAGCAGGCCGCGATCGAAGCCAAGATCGCCGCCAAGATGGCCAACGCTTAA
- a CDS encoding cytochrome c oxidase assembly protein gives MKGRYATYRTPFKLGIFVLGMFGFGFALVPLYNVFCEITGLNGKTGVVDESVVASYAFDPDREIVVEFVTSLNQGLRWEFAPEVTKMKVHPGKVYTVNFHARNLTDRDVTGQAIPSVAPNAASRYFSKTECFCFTQQLFQAGEGRDMPVSFVINPKLPAHVTTITLSYTFFDTDQKIALHD, from the coding sequence ATGAAAGGGCGCTACGCAACCTACCGAACCCCGTTCAAGCTCGGCATCTTCGTGCTGGGGATGTTCGGTTTCGGTTTTGCCCTGGTGCCGCTTTATAACGTCTTCTGCGAGATCACCGGGTTGAACGGCAAGACGGGCGTGGTCGATGAGTCCGTGGTGGCGAGTTATGCCTTCGATCCGGATCGCGAGATCGTGGTCGAATTCGTGACCAGTCTCAATCAGGGTTTGCGTTGGGAGTTTGCGCCGGAAGTGACGAAGATGAAGGTACATCCCGGCAAGGTCTACACGGTGAATTTTCATGCCCGTAATCTCACGGACAGGGATGTCACCGGCCAGGCCATTCCCAGCGTGGCGCCCAATGCCGCCTCCCGCTATTTCAGCAAGACCGAGTGTTTCTGTTTTACGCAGCAACTGTTTCAGGCAGGGGAGGGCCGTGACATGCCGGTCAGCTTCGTGATCAACCCGAAGCTGCCGGCCCATGTCACCACCATCACCCTTTCATATACGTTTTTTGATACGGATCAAAAGATTGCCCTGCACGACTAG
- the bioC gene encoding malonyl-ACP O-methyltransferase BioC → MSDRPWHIDKHRVRQSFDAAARAYDEAAVLQHEVRGRLLERLDYMKIAPGRVLDAGTGTGRAADALLRRYPKSQVISLDLAYGMLQIARRRGRWRRRPLPVNADIEALPFADGSFDLVFSNLTLQWVEDIDRVFAELRRVLAPQGLLLFTSFGPDTLRELRDAWSRVDDHPHVNAFLDMHDVGDALVRAGFADPVMDMEMLTVTYPQARQLMRDLKRIGAGNALHERARGLTGKSRLRAVEAAYEAYRTGQGLLPASYEVVYGHAWAPDAPPPSSGAGGRPIGIPVRVQSLPSGGKVQE, encoded by the coding sequence GTGAGCGACAGGCCCTGGCATATCGACAAGCACCGCGTGCGACAGTCCTTCGATGCCGCCGCGCGCGCCTACGACGAGGCCGCCGTGCTGCAGCACGAGGTGCGCGGCCGGCTGCTGGAGCGGCTCGATTACATGAAGATCGCGCCGGGCCGCGTCCTCGATGCCGGCACCGGTACCGGCCGTGCCGCGGATGCCCTGCTGCGCCGCTACCCGAAGTCGCAGGTGATCTCGCTGGATCTCGCCTACGGCATGCTGCAGATCGCCCGGCGCCGCGGACGCTGGCGCCGCCGCCCCCTGCCGGTGAATGCCGATATCGAGGCCCTGCCCTTCGCCGACGGCAGTTTCGACCTGGTCTTTTCCAATCTCACCCTGCAGTGGGTCGAGGACATCGACCGCGTGTTCGCCGAGCTGCGCCGGGTGCTCGCCCCGCAGGGGCTGCTGCTGTTCACCAGCTTTGGCCCCGATACGCTCAGGGAGCTGCGCGATGCCTGGTCGCGTGTGGACGATCATCCGCACGTGAACGCCTTCCTCGATATGCATGACGTGGGCGATGCCCTGGTGCGGGCCGGCTTCGCCGACCCCGTGATGGACATGGAGATGCTCACCGTCACCTACCCGCAGGCGCGTCAGCTCATGCGGGATCTCAAGCGGATCGGTGCGGGTAACGCCCTGCACGAGCGTGCGCGGGGGCTGACCGGCAAGTCGCGCCTGCGGGCGGTGGAGGCGGCCTACGAGGCGTATCGGACCGGGCAGGGGCTCTTGCCCGCGAGCTACGAGGTGGTGTACGGCCATGCATGGGCGCCGGATGCACCGCCCCCGTCTTCCGGGGCTGGCGGGCGCCCCATCGGTATTCCCGTGCGGGTGCAGTCGCTGCCCTCAGGGGGCAAGGTGCAGGAATAG
- a CDS encoding protoheme IX farnesyltransferase: MSSLIRALHLHSGHWTHWRDYLELCKPKVVALMLFTAWVGMLLASPEAMPWNALLFGTLGIGLVAGSAAAINHVVDRHVDGVMRRTQRRPLPTGHLDVRRCLTFAGLIGAIGMAILMLQVNMLTAVLTFLSLVGYAFVYTMFLKRATPQNIVIGGAAGATPPLLGWTAVTGQVDAYALVLFLIIFTWTPPHFWALAIYRKEDYAKVGIPMLPVTHGDEFTRWHVLFYTILLVLVTLLPYLMGENGVLYLVGALLLGGVFIHHAVRMLRSRDPRDAIKTFVFSIVYLMVLFAFLIIDRFLPVISERLAQI, encoded by the coding sequence ATGTCATCACTGATCCGTGCACTGCATCTGCATTCCGGCCACTGGACCCACTGGCGGGACTATCTCGAGCTGTGCAAGCCGAAGGTGGTCGCGCTGATGCTCTTCACGGCCTGGGTGGGCATGCTGCTGGCCTCCCCCGAGGCGATGCCCTGGAACGCGCTGCTGTTCGGCACGCTGGGCATCGGGCTGGTGGCGGGTTCGGCGGCGGCCATCAACCACGTGGTGGACCGTCATGTCGACGGGGTGATGCGCCGCACCCAGCGCCGTCCGCTGCCCACCGGGCACCTGGACGTGCGCCGCTGCCTGACCTTTGCCGGCCTGATCGGCGCCATTGGCATGGCAATCCTGATGCTGCAGGTCAACATGCTCACCGCCGTGCTCACCTTTCTCTCGCTGGTGGGCTACGCCTTCGTCTACACCATGTTCCTCAAGCGGGCCACGCCGCAGAATATCGTCATCGGCGGTGCGGCCGGCGCCACGCCACCGCTGCTGGGCTGGACCGCGGTGACCGGGCAGGTCGATGCCTACGCCCTGGTACTGTTCCTGATCATCTTCACCTGGACCCCGCCGCACTTCTGGGCCCTGGCCATCTACCGCAAGGAGGATTACGCCAAGGTCGGCATCCCCATGCTGCCGGTGACCCACGGGGACGAATTCACCCGCTGGCACGTGCTGTTCTACACCATCCTGCTGGTGCTGGTGACCCTGCTGCCCTACCTGATGGGGGAGAACGGCGTTCTCTACCTGGTCGGTGCGCTGCTGCTCGGCGGGGTCTTCATCCACCATGCGGTGCGCATGCTGCGCTCGCGTGACCCGCGCGATGCGATCAAAACCTTCGTCTTTTCAATCGTCTACCTGATGGTGCTGTTCGCCTTCCTCATTATCGACCGCTTCCTGCCAGTGATCAGCGAGCGACTCGCGCAAATCTGA
- a CDS encoding cytochrome c oxidase subunit 3, with the protein MAHAQGQYYIPHGSHWPIVGSVGLTTLLVGFASWLNGADFGQLLMLVGVVITLVMMFGWFGTVIRESQSGAYNAQVDLSFRWGMFWFIFSEVMFFAAFFGALFYARQYSVPWLGGEGDGVSTNAVLWPNFEAAWPTGGPGEVGGQFEIMGAWGIPALNTAILLTSGATITWAHHALKEDKRGQLALGLLLTVLLGAIFLGFQAYEYMHAYADLNLKMSSGIYGSTFFMLTGFHGLHVTIGAIMLTVMLIRVLKGHFTSKNHFAFEAAAWYWHFVDVVWLGLFIFVYWL; encoded by the coding sequence ATGGCTCATGCACAAGGGCAGTATTACATCCCGCATGGCAGCCACTGGCCCATCGTCGGCTCGGTCGGTCTCACGACCCTGCTGGTGGGCTTTGCATCCTGGCTCAATGGTGCGGATTTTGGCCAATTGCTGATGCTGGTGGGCGTCGTCATCACGCTGGTGATGATGTTCGGCTGGTTCGGCACCGTGATCAGGGAGAGCCAGTCTGGCGCCTACAACGCGCAGGTGGACCTCAGCTTCCGCTGGGGGATGTTCTGGTTCATCTTCTCGGAGGTGATGTTCTTCGCGGCCTTTTTCGGCGCGCTGTTCTACGCCCGGCAGTATTCCGTGCCGTGGCTGGGTGGCGAAGGCGACGGCGTGTCGACCAATGCCGTGCTCTGGCCAAACTTCGAGGCGGCCTGGCCGACCGGCGGTCCGGGTGAGGTCGGCGGGCAGTTCGAGATCATGGGTGCCTGGGGTATCCCGGCACTCAATACGGCCATCCTGCTCACCTCGGGTGCGACCATCACCTGGGCGCATCATGCGCTGAAGGAAGACAAGCGCGGCCAGCTGGCGCTGGGGCTCCTGCTGACCGTGTTGCTGGGTGCGATCTTCCTGGGCTTCCAGGCCTATGAGTACATGCATGCCTATGCGGATCTCAATCTCAAGATGAGCTCGGGCATCTACGGCTCTACCTTCTTCATGCTCACCGGCTTCCACGGTCTGCACGTGACCATCGGTGCCATCATGCTGACCGTGATGCTGATCCGGGTGCTGAAAGGCCATTTCACATCGAAGAATCACTTCGCCTTCGAGGCGGCAGCCTGGTACTGGCACTTCGTCGACGTGGTGTGGCTCGGCCTGTTTATCTTCGTTTACTGGCTGTAG
- a CDS encoding twin transmembrane helix small protein, whose translation MIIKIAILLLFAVILGSLGSALFYLLKDQGDSKRTARALTIRIAVSIAAFLLLLIGYWAGLIEPHSPFAPPQ comes from the coding sequence ATGATCATAAAAATCGCGATTCTGCTTTTGTTTGCGGTCATCCTCGGCAGCCTGGGTTCCGCATTGTTTTATCTGCTCAAGGACCAGGGGGATTCAAAACGCACCGCCCGGGCCCTGACCATACGCATCGCGGTCTCGATCGCCGCGTTTCTCCTGCTGCTCATCGGCTACTGGGCCGGCCTGATCGAGCCTCACAGCCCCTTCGCCCCGCCGCAGTAA
- a CDS encoding SURF1 family protein has product MRPGPFRFSPGLLPSIAVMLLLGLFLTLGFWQLGRAEEKRVLLERFEASRAGQSLYADALSAGDVDALRYRRVVLRGRYLPERQFLLDNQVRNRQAGFEVLTPFRLVDGRVVLVNRGWLPMGARRDVLPDIPVTGAPVEIEGWIYIPFGEAYSLGDVDDPAAGWPRIVQSLDFDVFAQRLDMPLLPMTIRLSAEAPAGYLRDWEVVPMTPAKHIAYAVQWFGLAAALVVIYVVVNLKREDAHE; this is encoded by the coding sequence ATGCGTCCTGGACCGTTCCGTTTCTCACCTGGCCTGCTCCCGAGTATTGCCGTGATGCTGTTGCTAGGCCTGTTTCTGACACTGGGGTTCTGGCAGCTCGGACGCGCAGAGGAAAAGCGCGTATTGCTCGAGCGTTTCGAGGCGAGCCGGGCGGGACAGTCCCTGTATGCCGATGCGCTCTCTGCGGGAGATGTCGATGCCTTGCGCTATCGCCGGGTTGTCCTTCGCGGGCGGTATCTCCCCGAGCGGCAATTCCTGCTCGACAACCAGGTGCGCAATCGTCAGGCGGGGTTCGAGGTGCTCACGCCGTTTCGTCTCGTCGATGGCCGGGTGGTGCTGGTGAACCGGGGCTGGCTGCCGATGGGTGCGCGACGCGACGTGTTGCCGGATATCCCTGTGACCGGGGCGCCGGTCGAGATAGAGGGCTGGATCTACATCCCGTTTGGCGAGGCCTACAGCCTGGGTGATGTCGATGACCCGGCTGCCGGCTGGCCGCGCATCGTGCAGAGCCTGGATTTCGATGTCTTCGCGCAGCGTCTCGATATGCCGCTGCTGCCGATGACGATACGTCTGTCGGCCGAGGCGCCCGCAGGCTATCTGCGCGACTGGGAAGTGGTGCCCATGACGCCGGCCAAGCACATTGCCTATGCAGTGCAGTGGTTCGGTCTGGCGGCGGCGTTGGTCGTCATCTATGTGGTCGTGAATCTCAAGCGAGAGGATGCACATGAGTGA
- the coxB gene encoding cytochrome c oxidase subunit II, producing MSAGGAFADWEVNMPRGVTEISNTVYDLHMLIFWICVVIGIVVFGAMFYSIVKHRKSRGVQAAQFHESTTVEILWTLVPFLILVGMAIPATKTLIAMEDTSNADMTIKVTGYQWKWHYDYMDEGIGFFSNLATPRAAIENRADKGEHYLLDVDNPIVVPINKKIRFLVTANDVIHAFWVPDLAMKKDAIPGFVNELWTRIDEPGVYRGQCAELCGKDHGFMPIVVVAMEENEYLDWVAEQKAAREAELMASDKEWGKSDLMARGEKIYNTNCAACHQANGEGMGSVFPAIKGSAVATGEIKGHVDLVMNGVPGTAMAAFGPQLSDVDLAAVITYQRNAFGNDTGDVIQPTDIKAAR from the coding sequence ATGTCAGCCGGAGGGGCCTTCGCGGACTGGGAAGTGAACATGCCGCGGGGCGTGACGGAGATCAGCAATACCGTCTACGACCTGCACATGCTGATCTTCTGGATCTGCGTTGTCATCGGCATCGTCGTTTTCGGGGCGATGTTCTACAGCATCGTCAAGCACCGCAAATCCAGGGGCGTACAGGCGGCCCAGTTCCACGAGAGCACCACGGTGGAGATTCTCTGGACCCTGGTGCCCTTCCTGATCCTCGTAGGCATGGCCATTCCGGCCACCAAGACCCTGATCGCCATGGAAGACACGAGCAATGCCGACATGACCATCAAGGTCACCGGCTATCAGTGGAAGTGGCACTACGACTACATGGACGAGGGCATCGGCTTCTTCAGCAATCTCGCCACGCCGCGTGCCGCGATCGAGAACCGCGCCGATAAGGGCGAGCATTATCTGCTGGACGTGGACAACCCGATCGTGGTGCCGATCAACAAGAAGATCCGTTTCCTGGTCACGGCGAACGACGTGATCCATGCCTTCTGGGTGCCGGATCTGGCCATGAAGAAAGATGCCATCCCGGGTTTCGTCAACGAGCTGTGGACGCGCATCGATGAGCCGGGCGTGTATCGCGGTCAGTGTGCCGAGCTGTGCGGGAAGGACCATGGTTTCATGCCGATCGTGGTCGTCGCGATGGAGGAGAACGAGTATCTCGACTGGGTGGCCGAGCAGAAGGCGGCGCGTGAAGCCGAGCTGATGGCCTCAGACAAGGAATGGGGCAAGAGCGACCTCATGGCCCGCGGCGAGAAGATCTACAACACCAACTGCGCCGCCTGTCACCAGGCCAATGGCGAGGGCATGGGCAGCGTGTTCCCGGCGATCAAGGGCAGTGCCGTGGCCACCGGGGAAATCAAGGGGCATGTGGATCTCGTCATGAACGGGGTACCGGGCACGGCGATGGCCGCCTTCGGCCCGCAACTCAGCGACGTCGATCTGGCTGCTGTGATCACGTACCAGCGAAACGCCTTCGGTAACGATACCGGCGACGTGATCCAACCCACCGATATCAAGGCGGCGCGCTGA